The Montipora capricornis isolate CH-2021 chromosome 6, ASM3666992v2, whole genome shotgun sequence genome has a window encoding:
- the LOC138054395 gene encoding uncharacterized protein has product MFLLYLTRISICHIWVFLFLLENISALRLKSGIHSTDLKGHHKATHRHRHHHRHSHNKDNGEAARRSTFRISMPAKVAKLILPRIAKKNQETIIRIYPDKTAELQNQTANNYLMSLSYKKLNESEPQDLLFRDPQCGCGCCCCPDMNVDPMSICRPGCPPCKICCCCSSPPPPPPPPPPPPPPKPPAPTCPMVCLPCCPPCPRPCPCRPHCMRRPIIRPCHPPCRIPAPPIIGPMLGPCFPAPPAMGPCHPPCFQRPPIRVSPNGAIIVDHPLRGPPIFIDQCRDSLGECRSYAKMGMCNHPSPFHSIQLIRKMCPFSCGICNNYDENAALLRRNVKPNIRVPLALRIKLNRALAQIIRNKKLEGNVAMETEQDKLESNEEKISQKKSQAFGLSHSQKSHGLVE; this is encoded by the exons ATGTTTCTTTTATATTTGACAAGAATTAGTATCTGTCACATAtgggttttcttgtttttattagAAAACATATCAGCCCTTAGACTGAAATCAG GAATACATTCCACTGATTTGAAAGGGCATCATAAAGCAACACACCGTCACCGTCATCATCACCGTCACAGTCACAACAAAGATAATGGCGAAGCTGCAAGAAGAAGCACCTTTCGTATTAGTATGCCTGCCAAAGTGGCAAAACTCATACTTCCACGAATCGCAAAAAAGAACCAAGAGACAATTATAAGAATCTATCCAGACAAAACGGCTGAGTTACAAAACCAAACAGCAAATAACTACTTAATGAGTCTCAGTTACAAAAAGTTGAATGAAAGTGAACCCCAAGACCTTCTCTTCAGAGACCCTCAGTGTGGCTGCGGATGCTGTTGTTGTCCAGACA TGAATGTAGATCCCATGTCCATTTGTCGTCCTGGATGTCCCC CTTGTAAAATTTGCTGCTGCTGCTCATCACCACCACCTCCACCACCGCcaccacccccacccccacccccaaaGCCTCCAGCACCCACCTGTCCGATGGTGTGTCTTCCTTGTTGTCCGCCGTGTCCTAGACCATGCCCGTGCCGTCCACATTGTATGCGCCGCCCCATAATCCGACCGTGCCACCCTCCATGCCGCATACCAGCGCCGCCTATAATTGGACCGATGCTGGGTCCATGTTTTCCGGCTCCACCAGCCATGGGCCCATGTCATCCACCGTGTTTTCAAAGGCCACCTATTCGAGTGAGTCCAAATGGAGCAATCATTGTGGACCATCCATTACGGGGACCTCCAATATTCATAG ACCAATGCCGTGATTCGTTAGGAGAATGCAGGAGCTATGCAAAGATGGGAATGTGCAATCATCCGTCACCTTTTCACTCCATTCAGCTAATAAGGAAAATGTGTCCATTCTCTTGCGGAATTTGCAACAA TTATGACGAGAATGCAGCTTTGCTTCGAAGAAACGTGAAGCCTAATATTCGTGTTCCTCTCGCATTACGTATAAAGCTGAACAGAGCCCTGGCACAGATCATAAGGAACAAAAAGCTAGAGGGTAACGTTGCCATGGAAACTGAGCAGGACAAATTGGAATCAAACGAAGagaaaatctcacaaaaaaaGAGTCAAGCTTTTGGCCTTTCACATAGTCAAAAGTCTCATGGACTTGTTGAATAA